AATAACCCAGCACAAGTACAGCAACAATTTGTAACAGGAATATCGCAATAGTGAGCTTGTCTATCATCGCATCAGCAGCAGTGAGCTTCGGCTCTGCAGTTCCCCTGCTCATTCCTGATTTAGTTTCATTGCCTACAATGGATGATTGGAGGGTTAACCATGTTGCTACAATGTCTTTTTGGTAAGCAACTTGCACAATAAATGCCTCAGGCAGAATATGTATGGTATTCATGAAATCATCAAATTTTGTGTTTACCTGTGTAAACTGCAACGCCACAAGCCCATTCAGTGTACCGTAAGTAACATGATTGAAGAAGTGTGTTGTTGACAGTCAAAGGACATTTTTCATTGTCAATGGTAGGGAGGAACAAGCGCATGTTAGCATCAAATCTTCGTATGTCATTATCTGGGTTGGGGCACTCGACTACACCCTGTTTAATTTAAAGAGAGGTAATCAGAAAAATAAATAACAAATATCAAAGGAGAAGTGCAGAAAGGCTCACCTTAACTTTTTCCAGCAGCTCTACTGACAAGTTAGCAGAAATTGAAGGAACTATTCTAGTTTTCAAGTCAGTTTCACCATCCAAAGCAGAAGTCTGAAGTAAACATAAGAGGCACAGTTAGGCATAAACTACAATATAATAAAATACCTAGATCACCAAGCAATGGGATCAGAATATGTACACATGCAAAATCTGTAGTGCACCATAATATGATGAAGTCTAAGGCTAGGACAATCTAGAAGGTAAATTCATCACTACCATCAGGTTCAGTTTGTTTAACAAAAATTCATTACTTAGTCAAGGCAATGGCTACGGCCATCCCAGTAATTCGTATGAACTCCTATAACAATATGTACAAAATACATACACAGTGCTATTAGTGAGCAATTTCATTTACCTCAACATAACAGGTTCCTTGAGGATCAGAAGTTCCAATGAGAACAAGATCACATGGTATCTCATCATTCTCATGGAGCCACACTATATCTCCAACATGTATCTCCTGTGCCTTGATCTACAAAACAAAAGCACATTCAAATATTTCAATAACAAAAATGTAATCCCATATGCATCATTAGAGGATAGAGATTTAATTTGTATATTTTTTGGATAACCAAGAAAATTACATGAACGGTACAACTCCCAGCTCGATCTACATTCATCAATACCCTGATCCTTCCATATGCCAGTACTACTAAGACTACTTGGTTTTTAGAATATACCACAGTATACTAATTCCAACTCAGAGAAGAAAGAAAAGTATCACTTGACTATCCATTCACATAAAATTACTCTGTTTGTCTTTTAATCTACATTACTAAGACAGAAGATGATGGTACCCTGAGATAAATAAAAGATGTATCCAATATAAAAACATGTTATCTCTCCCCATTAAGAAACTTCCATGTATTTCTGATGGAAAATTTAAAGCAAGATTTCAACTGAACAGTGCCACGTTAGTTTTATGATAACAGTGGCAAGCTGGGTGAACCAGCAGCTGAATAACTGGATAAGGAAAGACAGCCTAGAGAACATATGAAAGTAAGAATTTCTAGATGTTCTCTTTTTCTAAGATAGAAAACAAAATTGAATGCCTTTAGGCAAAATGAATTTGTGGTGTAGACTGGAGACCTGGACACGATAAGATACTAGAAACAATTTCCGTGAATGGCTCACAAGTTACAATAGATCAAGAGGATTTTCAATGAAGTTAAAGCAAATTAAATATTGATGGAGAAAGGAAAAACCTGTCTACGAATGCCATCCTTTACCAACCATACTTTCCTTTCATTTGCTTTCTTGTCTGAAAGATACCTATTGTAATCATCCCAAGCCTCTTTTGAAGCAGAAACAATGAAGATGATGATAAGTGGACCCCATGTAGTTGCAGGACTAACTGGAGTAATACGGGACCACAACTGAAGGCAGGCTATTAGCAGAAAATACTGATTCATGAAACGCCTGAAATACTTAAGAGAAGTGGACATGATTTAAAATCCTGATGGAACTGAAATTCATTAGATAAACAGAAAAATTGAGTTCCTGCAGGTCCTTTAACAAAATGATCTAGAAGTCTTTTTTTTCTCATGTTCAGGGGGTCAGCTTTAAGTCCTAGAGCTAGTTAATTACAAAAAACTCAGTTATTTTTTGGTTAGTAAGAATCTTCATCTAGTGCTCTTATATTAATTTAGTCCTCAGGGTAAGATGACATTGGAAATTTTCATATGCAGAGAAAAGAAACATAAGCAAGGCTGATGCATTGCATtatataacagaattaaattaAGCAACATGGCAAAAAAATTTCAGCATGCATCAAATGGTAGAAACGGTGTTTTATGTTGAGCCCACCTAGATAATAGAAACCTCAGGTATTTAAGTTAAAGGAAGTACACTAAACGATAAACAGCAAATACCTTAGCTGCTGAAGCAATGGAATGGTTAAGATGGAGATGGAACCATTTTACTGCAAAGAAGTAAAGAATAGATACAAACCTGAATTGCTCCCATAAGTTTTTCGGGAAAAAGTTCCACAGAGTATATTTGGTATTGGATATCCGATTGTCACAGTAGGAATGCCGGCACGAATCATCATTGATATTGACAAATCGTTTCATTGTTGTCCAATATGTCACTTCCGTGCCATTGCACGCTTTGATCACTCTGATGGAGAAAAGGCTTCAACAATGTGAAGATCGATGAACATCATTCTGACAAAAGAAAAGCAAGTACCAGATTAAGAGGTGAAATAAACATAAGAGAGAACTGCTACTCCATAATGACTCTTGGTGGATTCCCTATATGCTGCCAGGACTGCGTGAGCCAGGAGGGCAAAACAAGTGGCTACGTGCCACACCACTCCAATGGCAAAACGTGGCAACACACAACTGAGATAAGGAAACAAAATAGAAAACATCCCTAGACTGTCGCATTGTGCACGGACTGGGATCTTTTTCCCCCAAAGAAAAGAGCACAGCAAGCAAGCAATCAGGGAGCCAAGGAAACAAAAGCCTATCAGGCTGCTACTAAATCGAGCAATGCCCCCAGAAATTCGAGGTAACAGAAAGGAATCTCAAGAAACGCATGCCCCCACACTCCCCCAGCCATCAATAACGGGGATTCAGCTCCAATCGGCAAGGGAAGGACTCGAAGCATGGTAGGTGGAGTTGACCCCAAACCATAAGGGAAACGAAGCGCCGCACCATGGGGTCCAACCAGAGCCATGGACGGATGGTTCAATTAAGTACTGCCCCATCATCCAGCAACCCAATCGGCCACAGATTGAAGGGATGGGAGGACCAAAAAACTCGGAATCGATGCCAGGCTCCTTACCCGTGGAGTATTACGGGGGGGACCAATCGCGATAATCTCGGGCTCTCAGCTCCGTAGGTGCgggaaggaggcggcggaggagggctggACGGCGATGGCGTGCTCGGTTGGGAGGAGCTCGAGAGGCGCGCGGAtcgggcgcgggcgccggcgatGAGAACGGTGGTGTGGCGTGTGTGCGCGAGATGCTTCGAGGAGAGAGAGAGCCGTTGAAACCCAAGGTGGGCTGGgccgggtccaatcttgcagtTCTGTAACACGTGATCTGAAACTTTTAATTTTTTCCCATGGTCGTCGAACCTGACTGAAAAAAATTGGAGCGTGTCAGTCGGCCCGTTGTCGACGGAGCGGGCTGCATGGGTTGCAGCGTAGTATGCGGCAGCAGCAGCCCACTAGCCCGGGCATAATAGCCACGTCAGCACTGTTCTGTGCACAAAGTCAACCGTCCAAGCACTGATCCTATTCTTTAACGACTTCTTAGCTGGAATCTGCAGCAGCGGAGATCGACGAAGCTAGGGAAAGGGGCAAGTTAATTCCATGTCCAGACAGTAATAAAAACTCAAATACAGGAGAAAAATACAATTACTGAATTACCACAATAACACCTAGGATCCACCTCACAAAAATTGGCTACACACCAACCACCACAGCAACCAAACCACCAAAACTACCAATGGAAACTGTCAGCAAGACCATCATAATACTGACAACCAAGAGCCACCCCGCACATTACATCAGCACTCGTGAAAGCATGGAGGAGACCACCACGGTACCGCCAACAATACAAGATTTAGAGTCTATTTGGAGGAGCTAAAGTTAAAGTTGAGTACTAAAATTTAGCATATGTCAGTATTCATACACATGCTAAATTTTTTTAGTCTTAACTAAAGTTTAGCACACCCTATTAGCACTTCCATTTAGATGAactagtgctaaagtttagcactttcaTCCATTAatatttggatccaaacagaacCTCACCCTCTAAACTACACAACTAACATCATCAACATCTTAGAATGCCCTTGAGTCCCATGCTCCCATGACAAGGTCGCCCCTCCCGGCACCCACCTCTTCCTATTCCCGCCACAACCGCAAAATCCGTAATCCCACAATTCGCCACCACTATATTTGTCTAGCTGCATGATTTCCTAATTTCCAGACTAACTTGTTGTCTTACTGCCGCATCGCGTGGTGCCATTCTGCAACCCACCTCCCTAGTTATTCGGCAACATCTAGTTATTCAGCAACCTCTAGACATCTTTTTAAACTTGACGGCATCCTCCTCCCAACAGCCCTATTTCCGAACCCTGATATCGCTGTTGTGAGCACCAAGCGGACTCGGCCACTTGCAGCAAGAGAACGATGCCTTCTGCGATGCCCAGCTCCCAATCGCGTGCATGGCTAGGAACATTCCCCTGGagaagggttacatatgaaaatCTCTCTATAGCACTGAATAAAAATCCGGTTCCTCATATGGCACTGCAAAATTTTATCTCCCTAATTTAACACCGAGATTTAACTTTTATTCCTTTCTTAACACTTCAGTTATATCCAATATTATCCTAAATGATAAATAGTAAACAGTCGGTTACCCTTTATTTAGCGTTTATGTTTAAACGGAGTTAAACATGCTGAACGGTTTTGTATTACATCATCAAAATATGCATGTTCGTGGCTTCAAAAATAAGTATTCTAACAAATATATGTATTTATGCAAGTAAAAGATCAAGTACAAATATATTTATGCATGTAACAAATCATGTATATATATTTGTTTATGTAAAAATTTATATATAAGTATGTATGCATGTAAGAATGCAAATCGATTTGCCTTTGTTTGCCTAAACAGTGTGTTAAACTGCTGTTTAGCATGTCTAATAATATTTAATTCCTTTCTGTTTACCTCGTTTAGACCGTTTAATCCCTTTTTTGACCGCCTAAAAACCGTTTAAACACCATTTATAGCCTAAACAACACAGTTTACCTCTATTTACCGTTTAGATACTGTTTAGACAGCCGTTTAGACCATTTAGGCCAACACTGGTCATATTCATCATAAACTTCCGCCAAATTCACTCTCAATATGTCAGATAATTGGTATGTGAACCAATATGTCAGATAATTGGTATGTGAACCAAAATATgtcagaaaatttattttctattttttcaTTGAATAATTATCTAACTAAAGCTGTTGAAGTGGCAAACATAATGTATAGCTTTATATTGTCCTTTGGATAATTCATGGAAAATTATTCAAGTTCATTGTTGCATGTTCGATATATTTCACCATTTATAACAAGAACTTGTGTACTAGATAAGATGAAGGGTAAAAATGTCTTTTCAGTGAGATATACTGGCCAAACTAACCGAAGTGTCAACAAAGGCAAAAAATACCCCAATATCAAGTAAGGAACTAAGTATCAAGAAAGGAATGAAAAAGAGTAAAATACACCAGAGGTCCATCAACTTGTAAGGGGGTGTCACTTATCTCCATAAACTCTGAGAGTGCATTTCTAGGTGCATAAACGTGTAATTTGTGTCACTTAGGTTCATAAACTCTAAAACTACATTTCTAGATCCATAAATCTGTATTTTGTGTCATCTACGTCCATACCCTTCACCTAGCCTTCATGCACTGATGCGGCACCAACAAGAATCAGCATAGGGAAATAGAGGAGGGGATGGAGGACTTATTTTGGAGGTTATGGACATGGATTAGGGTTAAGGGGGTTCCAAAGATTGCCATTAGAAAGTTCTGAAGCTGAGGTCTAAGATATGACCAAAACCCTTAATATTTTTTTAGAACCACTGGTAATATATGTGGAGGGGAGGTGTGATGACATCGGATCAGCATTTGTGGGTGTATCTATGACCACAAGATTGCTcctggatgaagcaatgaaggAACACATGGAGTTGCTCGACCACAATGAGAGCCTACTCGAGGGTGCAGTATGGTTGGGAAGACAGGCCTTCGAGATCACCACCGAGGAGAGCCATGACAGCGGTGACGACACGCTTCGTTAGGATATAGCATCAACAGCAGCTCCTCTGGTAGCAATCCTTGCAAACAACAATGGCGACGTGCTCCTACCTCACCCACAAGTTCTTGATAAAATGCAAGACTGAGGGGCGGAGAGAGATGAAAAGGATGTACCCAGTTAACATGTCATGTGAGCGGTATGCCTACGTACAGGTGGTAGGGTATGAACCTAGGTGATATAAACTATAAATTTATAGATCTAAAAATATACTTTCAAAGTTTGTGGACTTAAGTGATATAATTTACAAATTTATGGACTTAAAAATACGCTTTTGGAGTCTGTGGATCTAAGTGACACAACTTACAAGTTGATGGATATCTGGTGCATTTTACTCAAAAATAAATCTCGGTGTCAAATAAAGGAGGTAAAAAATTTTAGTATCATGTAGGGAACCAGATTTTTATCTAATGCTATATACTATATAGGGAATTTTTCTCTTACACATATTGATATCGTGTGAAAGCAAAACACTGCCAttgcctcgccgtcgccgatAATCAAGCAATGTCGCGAGTTCAGCGAGTGCGATGAGCACTGGACGGAGCCGTTGGCAGGCTGGACGATGGCAGCCGGCAGGTGAAGTCTGTTGCTCGTGGCCGGCACGTCGGCGGTTAGCCGCTGGTGCTTGGCCAGCTTGCTTGAAGTTGGAGGTGTCAGAAAGGGCACCTGTGTCACAGATAGTGCGGCGCCGTTAATTGAGGATGTACCCCGTGCACCTGTGAGGCTGTGATAGGAAGCAATCTGCAAATACGCTGTGCTGCCTGTAAGGAACAAAGCCTTGCAAGAAGTTTCTTGGGCACAATATGTTACCGGTGCAACAATTCAACTGCTAACTAGCACGTACAATGTCTTTTGTTTTCTTGTCCCAACCAACATTAATTAATTTACTACTCCCTCCGTAGCCGTTCCAAACCATTAGCCGGTAGAAAAACGATGCTTGAACATGAAAGAGAAAAACTGGGCATCGATTTTTGCCACCGTGAGTACCGATGCCTGAACAAAAGATCCTGTCGTCAATGCATCTACTAGCTTCAGCAGATGATAGATCGCTCGGAGAGAGAAGATCAGATTGTATTGGTAGTGAAAGATGCTACAGGATTTTAGTTGCTTAATGTGTTTGAGGTCCCACCAAACCAATGCTTAGACACAAAAACACGCTGTGGATGCTCTTAGGCCACCGTTTGGACTATCAACTTCATTTCTAATCTAGTAGATCATTTGAACCGATAAATGATAGTAGCACAATCTTATATGGCAAAACTTTGTGAATTTTCATTTCTTAATGGGCCAAAATAAAATGTTTGACTTAAATATGTTTTAAAACTAATTATATATATGGTACATGAAGGCGAAACTTTGACTACAATTTGAAAAAAATATTATTCAAGTATAATAGGCAATGCTATATAATATGAAATCAGTTTTCACGATCAATAGTTCTGTAGTCTTGCAAAACTCTTTGGAATTTTTAGCTATGGATGAGAAAAAGAAAGGTGTGTGTGAGGATAAAAACATGaatatgaaattatttttattatCCAAACAACTTCTATTTGGTATGGTTTTATTTCGTGCTGTTCCGGTGATCATTTCCCCTTATTAAGATGTAATAATGTAACTTCGCTGCAGTGAGTGGTTcggtttttttaaaaaacaatTAAAAAGAATGAACATGATCAAAAGTGAGTCGTCTCCATGAATTGGCGGTGAAAATTGGTTGGCAGATGTTGTAGTTACACGGCAAAAAAATTGCATCCCCAACCAACACCAAACGTCTGCATTTTGTACTAGCTGGCCTCGCACAGCAAGAGAGAACTTCAATCCCTTTATATAATAAGTTGTCCTCGGCTGCTGCTCATATGTAGCACCACACCTATAGGCACCATGGACAGCAAAGTGTGCGTCTTTCTGCTCGTCGCGCTGCTCGGCGTTGCTCTAGCACTCGCCGGCTCCATCGCCGGCGGCAGCATGGAGGCCGTGCTGGCCGGCAAGAGGCAGTATGGCGCGGCGCAGCTGATGATGACCCCCGTGACGGCGACGCCGACGTCGGTGCTGGGTGTGGAGGTGCGCCGCCGCGTCCTCGGCAGCATCAGCCCGTCCTCGCTCGATCCCAACAGGGCGGCCTGCATCGGGTCGTGCCCGGCCGCCGGCGGGGCGTACACCGGCCGCGGCTGCCAGAGGGTGTACCAGTGTTCTACAGGCTGAGCATGCACCGTCTCCTGCTTCTTAGTTCTTACTAGCTACTACAGCAATCTTACTCCACCTTATTTTGTCGTCTATCCTTTTAACTTGTAAGAGTCAAGTTATGCGTGCCATTGCAGTGAAAACGAAAATCATTGTACCATTTTTCGCCCATGAAATTACCTGTAAGGTAAAATTTGCATAAAATTCCCTATGTCACTTGAAGTTTGACATTATTCCTCCAGTAAATTGAATTGTTGCAAATGTCCACCCACCTACTTAGTTCAGTTGTGGAAAACACACCAGTGCTTATATAAGTGGAGTCGAATCCTTGCTGCGACCTTCTCTCTTGGAGGAGAGAGAGCGCGGACGAGAGAGAGAGTGCGCGCGCTACGAGGAGTTGAATGAAAACATAGGGAAGGATATTAGGCTGGAGTATTACGGGCATATATTTAGaaaaacttgaaatattttattttattttatttaatcTATTCATTACCTAAAATAGGAATTTTAGGATTTGACACCATATGAACACTTGGCTGGCTGGCCGCCCCCTCAGCTTCATCCCCGACCCCGCACGTGGTACATCGAGACCCGGCGGTGCTTGAGTGAGTGCTTATTGCCTTGTTCCTGTTTTTTTTTCTAACACAATGTTAGGTCTAATTGGttatgtgtgtatatatatgttCAGCTTTCCAATAGATACTCCTTGTAGTAATTATTGGAAAAAGTAAGATCTATGTCTTGGACTCATTGAGGAGGATATAGGAAAatttcaaaatcttataaactTGTTTAATAGGTAATGTCGGTCATTCCACTATACCTCTATAAACGTTGCTTTGATTGAATTAAGCACCAAACAACGCTCACTTTCATGCGCACGGCATGGGCACAGTTCCATGCAAACTTCAAGGGAAAACTTTCTGTTATGTATGGAGTTTACACATCTCATTTGTTCTACGCCACTAATATTTCATAACTTCTTTTTCCCCTGAAGTGTTTGAGATAGCAAGTGGGAAATAATTTATGTAGATACTACACAAGTACAAAAAGGTTCTATAGTCCTGGTTGGTTGGGAAATCTCTATAGTCCTAGTACTAAAGGGGCTCCCTGTCCCGAATGTTCTATATTCTGAAGAGCATAAGTCAACTCATCTTTTTCTCTATTAGGTTGGAATATTCCCTAGGCAATTGCTTCAATGGCTTCTTGTAGTCTAATGGTTGCTTGCTGAATTCTTTCGCGAAAGATGCACTTGCCATTCTCTCGGTTTAAGCTTCCGTCATGAGCATAATACCCGTTCCTTGAACGTTTAGGCCAGTTGATGGTCGCAGGTGTGATACCTCTAGTAAGAAAATCTTCCTCCATCTTCTCCTATTTCGGGATTGCGACCTTGTAGCCACCTTGCCCTAGAGTATGATGATATCTTTTCTTCGATGCATTTTCTTTATTCCTTTGCACTCACTGGATACCAAGCTTCGAACACTTATATGCCACAAATGCATCCCAGGTCCTTCAACTTTTCAAGTTCTCTAATAAATTTTGGCATTTTCCCTTGCTTGATATAATCGTTGGTCAAATTCTTCTTGAAGGTCTGAAATTGTGTggccatcttcttcagagtccATTCCTTAACTAATTCTTCAGACTCTGCTGGAAGTGTGAAATTCTGCTTTAATTCACGCCAAAGCTGTTCCTTTTCTCTTTGAGGCACCACTACACTTTGCTCATTTTGATTTTTGATTTCCATGACCTAAAGTTGATCAGGATATGGTCCCTCAAAAGACGTCCGCATTGTCTTACATATTTCCCTGTAGTATTGGCGAGAGTTATTGGTTTGCCACGTTTCCCTCTTTTAGGCATCTCCAATACCGAGGGCTACAAATAAAAGACATATTATTCATGCTCAATAGTAGTCATTGTCTATATTATttgatatatatacatatagaagAATGAAATGTTAGTTATATACATTCTTCGTTTTTTGATAAGCACCATCCTCGGATTTCTCAGTTCCGTCACTGGACATATTGAGGTATATATCGATATTGCTGGCATCATCaccggcttcttcttcttcgacatGATGAGCATCATCACCGGCAATCATGTCCATTAGGAACTAATTAGTATCTTCATAACCTCTCGGGTCCATCTTAACTAGTAATAGAATACaaataaaaaaatcaagaaTTGAAATAAATTTATGTAACACTAAGTATTTATGTAAAATAACGCTAAGTAGCAGTAGCCCTATACAATTTCTATGGacttatacgtaattaactatagacttaaGGGTTAGTTATCTAACATAACGCTAAGTATTAGCCCTATACAATTTTTAAGGACTTATATGTACTTAACAATAGACTTCAGGGTTAGTTATATAAAATAACGCTAAGTAATAGCCACAATACAAAGTTTCTAAAACATTTTCTAGTCATTAAAGTAGTAGCCCTATACATCTTCTAAGGACTTAGATATAATTTACTATAGACTTTAGGGTTAATTATGTAAAATAACGCTAAGTATGAGCCCTACACAAATTCTAAGGACTTAAATGGACTTAACAATAAACTTCATGTCGGTgcttttaccgtcggcctatcTAGGCATACCCTAAGGttggtgattatttggtgagggatcgtcggatctggaacttgaaggtgaacgcaaggacacaagacataaatttagacaggttcgggcccctagagtagcgtaataccctacgtcctgttttggggtgttgtatattgctccttacgcttgggtgttgagttgcctgttggctactctctgttggttctctgcctatctaggtatccctgccctcctttatctATCCTAAGGGAAGGGGTTCCTGGTAGGATtataaggtatgagtcctaataggattacaatggaatcctagtaggaatcagacttctttttcctcacgggtagcttccttgcggtacccagaggatctatccctgacaagcccccgagctcttcatacccgagtactgcaggcatttcgagtacttctgaagtagtcttcggcttcttctgaaactccatcttgaaggtcttctttgagtacttctttggttgcatcgaggctatgaggtgctcatgccccgaatagcttcaagtcttcttttgtatggggtgcgatggaaaattgcactccatatggagtatccccagagccttaggttgaatcgaagaataaatctaagggtcaaattagtcttgaatcttcttttcttatccgTCGAGTACATtcgaaaaataaatagtcgatgacatgtatcctgcagcccccgagccttgagtccaaaacccttaggttcggaaaaaggatccaagaatcgtggcattggtgttactctgaaattctgagaaaaaactcttcgccttctgcgtagtgaaattgagcctcccgctggtttatttaaccgcgcggtgacttagggtttcttctgcactctcagtcttcatatgagtcatctttgagtagttttgcggcgtccagcccccgagcttacgagccaggagagccaaaggagccatgtcgagtagtgtgcatcgcccagcccccgagcctgggaactagcggaactgtgatggcacgccgtgttgCCTGGagagttgttgccgaagcttgatctgaaaaaagacaatgtaTACATTATATAGCATAAtgcaaagataccgagtagtactcagtaataatgtgaagacaccaaaatttattcgatGTAAAAATTGCtatgtcgagctcttttttagtcCATTTAAATCTCCCAAGTAGTCCATCCTTTACGTTCATCCGGTCCtagtttagccttcgcccatagcatgtacaagtcgcttaggtctatagccttcgctcatatcGTGTACGAGTTGCTTAGGTctctagccttcgctcatacaggacgggtcgcttaggtcatgactggagactcgtGGTTTCAcagattaaggcatttgctactcgagtagattagcaaccattaagaggagacaacgagcagaaagtagtcgtcatgtgacaaagaggatgcacagtgcgcaaaagtagtcgacattGCGACAGAATGAATGCACGTtgcacaaaaagtagtcgacgaagtgtagctctggagggtttcaatacCCATCGAGAGTCATACATGGATAAGTAGT
The sequence above is drawn from the Panicum hallii strain FIL2 chromosome 7, PHallii_v3.1, whole genome shotgun sequence genome and encodes:
- the LOC112900623 gene encoding uncharacterized protein LOC112900623 gives rise to the protein MDSKVCVFLLVALLGVALALAGSIAGGSMEAVLAGKRQYGAAQLMMTPVTATPTSVLGVEVRRRVLGSISPSSLDPNRAACIGSCPAAGGAYTGRGCQRVYQCSTG